Below is a genomic region from Canis lupus familiaris isolate Mischka breed German Shepherd chromosome 25, alternate assembly UU_Cfam_GSD_1.0, whole genome shotgun sequence.
CTCAGATAGGATGTGCAACCCCAGGAAAGAAAGCCAGGCAaaaccaaagcaaagcaaatttCCAGGCTGCCCAAAAACATCTGCTTTTCAGTCAACtaaaaaaacgaaaaaacaacaaaaaaaccccaccaagatagaaacaaaaatgagCGTAAACCCCTATGGTTTGTTCTTGAGTGTCATGTTTACCTTTGGAAAAGTATGGAAAGGTGGCTGCTATGCGTGGCGGATTACAGcagaggttttgttttcttctggaatgtGAGTGGAGAATATTATTGGGTTGTTTGGTCCTATAACTTTCAAAATACTGCAGCTGAGATCCAGTTTATATAGATATCTATGTACAAAGTAGGatagtataataaatatttagtgtgTCTTCGGGTGTAGCTGTAGCCCCTTCAAAAGCAGTCTTTTTAAGCCTTTTTAATGAATATACTCTCAATGTGCTTGGGATGTCCAAAGTTGGGGGGGGTGTGACTTTGAGTTTTGCTTCAAACACAGCAGAGGCCACCGTGGTTCCCTCCAGAGCTGTGGCTTCTCCACGGTGGCCCAGGCCCTGGCTCTCCCTGGGCCCTCAGGGTCGGGCCTGCTCCAGCTGCTGATGCTGACTTCTGATAGCGAACCTGCTGACGTGGACGGGGATGGGGACGACGATCTTGGGGTTCCTGGAGGGCTCCCCTGTCTTGGAATTGGCATTGCCAGCCTTGACTCGTTTCCACTTGGCCCGGCGGTTCTGGAACCAAATTTTCACTTGCACCTCGCTGAGTTTGAGGGCGTGGGCGATCTGCGAGCGCTCGGTCAGCGAGAGGTACTTTTTGCAGTGGAACTCCTTCTCCAGCTCGAGCAGCTGCTCACTGGTGAAGGCAGTCCGCCGCCGCCGGTTCTTGCCCGTGGACGTGGTGCTGCCCGCGGCGCCGCCGCTCGGCGGGGTCTCCTCCAGCGCGTGGCCCGGGTCTTCCTCCTTGTGCGCCGCCTGGCCGGTCAGATTGTCATCCGAGCTGTAGTCCAGATCACTCTCCAGCGAGAAGCTCTCCTCCTTGCCCTTCGGGTCATCTTCCACCTTTGACTCGTCTTTCCCTTGCCCTCTGACAGCCCCTACTGAAAGCAAAACCAAACGGCGTTTTATTACATTTCGCACACTcgccttcctctccccttcccaccgTCACTTGGGCCTTTCCCCCCTTAGCGGATTGTCTTTCTATGACATTAACACATTGTGATTTCCTGGCCTTtgaggggcagagaagggggggggggggcgtgagaAAGCTcaaaggaggagaggagacagTACAGACGGCGGCCCTTTGCCCAGAACCATCACTCAAGGGGCCGCCAGGCCACGTCTGCATCCTCCCAGCCTCCGGCAGCCTAAGGCCGAAGGAACAGGAGGCGTGAGGCCCAGGAGAGCTTCCTCTTtgtccccggggtgggggctgggtgagGACGGACAGGGAAATTCATGATCCATCTTGCCCCCCCCCCTCCACGGTGAAAATTTACTGAACCTCAATGACACCGCAGCCAAAGTGGGGGCACGGGGAACGTACAGATCCCAGACCgtgtctttttttgggggggggtgggtgggggggagacagATAATGTTGGCCGAAGGGAAGTTTTGTAGCCCTAGGAGAAGTTCCCACCAGGAACCCCAACACACCCGCAGACGCACAGCCTCCCGGAATCCGCTTCTCCGGGGCAAGCAGCAAGCCCAGTGACGGGGTTTAACAGGTCTGGGCGCCCCCGAGCACACGCACCGCGGAGACGCGCAGCCCAGTCCGCTACCCCTAAAGGCCGAAACCTCTCCGGGACCCCAGGTCACGGCgcgcgggaggcgggaggcgggaggcgggaggcgggaggcgggaggggtgggggggacagacGCATCCAAAGTCGCCGCCAGACAGCTGGTCCCGGGAGCGAAAtgcacccccaggcccccctgccctAGCTTGTTGCTCGGCCCTAAATGCCCCCCGGAGGCCTCGCGGTGCAGCTCGGCCGCGTCCTCCCGGCTGctccgggggggagggggaggcccggGCCGGGGTCGCGCGGGGGCTCGGCCCCAGCGGGAGCCCGGAGCTGgctcgcccccgccccctcccgcccccgcgcccgggTCGCGCGCGCCGCCGACTCACCGAGCGACGCCTGCACCGCCTCGGCCGCGGAGAAGGCGAGCAGCGAGCCCTCCTTGGCCAGGAAGCCTTTGCCGTCCTCAGCGTCGGCTTGCAGCGCCTCCGCCTTGTCGAAGTTGCCGCCGCCGGGCAGCGGCTGCGGCGCGAACTTGCGGGCGGCCGCCGCCTCCTGGTGCTGGGGAGACGCGGAGAAGCCTCCAGGCAGCGTGGCCATGAGCGTGGAGGTGAGCGCCATGCCCTGCGCCAAGCTGGAGCAGAAGCCGGTGGGCAGGCTGGGGATCTGGTGGTGGGGGTGCGCCGGCGGCAGCGCGGGCTGCAGCGCGGCCTGGGgcagggcgggcggcggcggcggcggcggcggcagcaccACCGGCCGGTAGGGCATGAACATGGGGTAGCCGGTGTAGACGAAATGGCCGGGGCTGGGCTGCGGCGGGCTGCCGATCAGCGAGTCTATGCTGAAGGCGGTGCTACTCCCCAGCGGGCGCTGCATCATCATCAGCGACGGCGGGAACGCTGCGCTCATAGACGCGCTCGGGAGAGGCCAGCGAGGGGCGAAAAgtccccgcgccgcgccgcgccgctgCCAGGAAGCCCGCCGGGCGCCGGGAGCACAGCCGGGCGCGCCGGGCAGGGGCCGGGCGGGACCCGGGACCCGGAACGCAGGCGCCGCCGACCCTCAGTCCCGGGCCGCGTGCATGCCCGGCGGGGGCGCGAGCGCGAGCGCGAGCGGGCGGTGCGCGGGGTGCGGCCGTGCGCCCCGGAGCGGAGAGGgcccccccgggccccgcgggcGCGCCGGACCCGCCGCTTCGCCCCGTCGGAGCCCGCGCGCGCGCCGCGTGTGCCACCCTCGGCCCCGGCTCGCAGCCGTCGGTGCGTCCGTCTGTCGCGGCCGCCGTGCGTCGCCTCCCGCGGGCCGCCGGGGAGCGCGCGGAGCCGGCGCACTTGTCCTCGGCGGGCGCCGCCAGCACCTTTAAATCGCGCTCCTCTTTCTCATTCACATTTTGCCTGCTGCCCGGCCTGGCTCGGCTCACGTGGGGCCGGGCGCCGCCGCCTATTGGCTgcgccgggagggggcggggcgcaacggggctccgccccctccccgccgccagGGCCGGCCCCGAGCAGGCTGCGGGCGCCACCGGCGGAGCGCGCGGGCCCGGGAGTCGGAGCCTGCGCGCCGGGCCCGCGCCGCGCAAACTTGAAAGGGGCTTTCGGCCCCGAAGCTGCAGCCAGCCTGGTGGAGGGCAGCTTCCGGGGTTGCGACCCGCCGCGACCGGGCCCAGGGCGCTTGCTTTCTCCCCCCCCAAGCGCCCTTGGAACCAACGCAGCGctgggtgctgctgctgctgctgctgctgctgctgctgctgcgccCGCGGCCCAGCAGAGGTTCCCGGAGTTGGGAACAAGGTCCTGCCCCTTCGCATCCGCCCCCGGGGCGCTGGTCGGGAGCCGGCAGGTCGCAGCCACGCgcgcccgggcgggggcggggagcgcgcAGGCTCCCGCATCCCGACCTGGGCCCTCCTGCGAGCGCTCCCCTTCTCGTTTTTCACCGACGTTCGTAATCACCGCACCTATTTACCCACTTTGCCCGCGCGCACCAAAATAACAAGCCACGATAATTATGATAATAGAGCGAGTCCTTTATCTGGCTCCATCCtcggggaggaaggggggagtcGCGGTGCCTCCGGATTGTCTAACGTTGAGATTATCCTGATGAAAGCTTTATGATGTTTGCTCAAATAAAAGCTGCGTTTTGTAAATAGGCGCTAATTAGGCACGTTGAGAACGGAGGGAGCGCTCACCCCGGCGCCGCCGCCCGGTTCCCTGCGCGAGGATTCGAGGGCGCGCGGTTCCCCTTTGCCTGCTGAGGATGGAGCCGGTTCCCTCCAGACAATGGTAAAACGTGAGAATTTGGGAGTCTGGGAACTGGCCGGGGAGGGAGTGGGACCtggagggggcgggagggaggatgCTCATCACCCCTTCTCAGTGACAAAAAAGAGGAACTTCCAGTTCTTGGAttctcctttaaagaaaaaaaaaggaaggacggaaggaaggaatCATTCGTGGCGAGGGCAGCCGGTGCAGTGCGCGCCAGCGCGCGCGGGGCTTCCACGCGCCTCCAGGGCCTCGGCTCCAACTCCCCGGGTCTAGACGTTCTCCCGGAGCGGCCGCCGAGCACCTggctgggggggttgggggggggggaggagagcagggCATTGTTGTATCAGTCATTAAAAATCAGCTCACGCCAGGAGCTAGTGGTTGGGGAGTTGGCCCGTGTTGGACGTGTGTTATGTATCACTTACAAGCACATTTAATTGGGAGATAAAGATAAATCGATCTTTATGAATTTATCGACCCTCTTCTTTGAAGCTCTTCTTTCtcgctcttcttcttctttctctcgcTCTAACCCCAAGgccccccggggaggggggacgTCTTAATTCCAGACCACCTCTTCAGCCGCGCGGTCTGGCCGGGAACCCACTGCCCACCCAAAGGGCCCCCGGAGGGAAGCGAGGAGGGTGCATCCCCGGcgcaccccccctccccgaggGATGGGGAAACTCGCAGGCCCCGCCGCCAGCCGCCCCGGTCCCGctcgcccccctccccacccggaCAAAGACGTCTCGAGCGCGCTTCCCCACTCCAGGCCGCAGTAATAGATGGCTCCGGCGGCAGGCGGTTTGAAAGGAATTCATTAGGGCGCTGCTGACTGTACTGCCTGCACTCCCTTCACGCCCAGACCCCGAGGTGGCCTAGGCGGGTGCGAGGGGGAACCGCTGGCATCCGCCGGGCAGGAGGTGTCTGTGGGGTCTCTaagctctctccctccttctgcactcctacaaaagaagaaaaagaagaaaaggaaagagagggagagggagaagaagaaaaaaaaatcgaagcCTGGGGCAAAAGGCTGATTTCTTTATGAGCATAATAAATACTCCCTCTCATTATGAGATAGTTACAGGCACACAGTCTCTGGTTACCTTGTTTTTTCAATACtaagggccaaaaaaaaaaaaaaaaaattgttcgaCTCCTTGCTTGATTTACGTTGCTACAGCCGGGTCTCTTCGGCGCTTGACACTGGCATGCCTGTGTAGGCTGTTACTCATTTTACCTAGGCAGCTTTGCCATGCACTTTGCTATTTCGCCATAAAAATATTGTTCTAGGGGCTTCCGTCGCCTGATTACCCTCCGAGAGACAGGGATTCCTTTGATTATTTTGGTGATAGTTCTACATTTAAAGTTCAGCAAGAAGATTTAGGTCCGTTGAATTATAGCTACACTTGAAATAATTTGATGGCATATTATTTGCATCCATAAATTGCTGTGGAAAGTATTGACTGCGGGGGTTATAATACTAATCTTCTTTTATTAGTGAGTTCAGAGAATTCTCatcaatatgaattttatttactaGTGTGCTTTTTCGCGGATGCAACGCAGTAATATTTTCTCATCTAATGCTTAACTGCTCAGAAAACGACTGTTCGCGTCATAAAAGGATTCTTGTGTTTCGCCGTGATTAACAAGATTCATTCGGGGCACCTCAGCTACCTGCAAAGCGTTCGGAGCGCGGGGACTGCGGGTAATAAAAGCCCTTAGAGTTCTTCCTCGACTCCTCGGAGAGATTGATGGGTAGTGAGCGACAGGTACCTGGTTTATCCAGCCTCCGGATTCCTATCTGCTCACCTTGGGACTGTCTCAAACGGCAGAGCCCTTGGGGTGACTCAGCTCGGCCCAGGCTgtgcggggggtgagggtgggggggttCCACCCGGCACAGATCTTTGCAACTTTGCCTTCGGAGGTTCCCCACCCCTAGCTCCCTCGGAGTGGGAAAAAGGAAGGACCCCACTGCAGGCACATCTGGATCCTCCAAACTCTAGTTAACTTCTgcgaacttttttttttctccccttaggAAGGCTCCCGTGGGGATGAAGTTGGCCCACCCCTTGGGCACTTTCCTCGGCGGTGCCAAGCTGGTGTCAAGATCGCATTAAGCCACTTAAAACCTCAGACGTCAGTAAAAGTGATGGTAATTAAGTTGTCTCCACGCTTCGGGGCTGTCCCAGTCAACGTTTGCATGCAGGTGTATGGCGGCCGAGTATAAAATGCTAAATGCACAAGTAAATGAATATTCATGGAGCAAACTTGCGTTGGCCTGCCGCGTCCAGCCCGGAGGAGGAAGCCCTGTGAACCGCGCGTTTTCTTGCTGCCGCCAGGGTGGAGGTAGAGGGCGGTTGTGGACAAGGGGCAGCCGTGGGCGCCCCGGATCTCCATGGGTGCAGAGGAACCCGCAGACCCAACGGGCTGGGTGCTCCCGCCCGCCACCCAGTCCCAGGAGACAGGCTGGTTTCTCTGGCAAccgtgttgtttttatttatagagacTTTGAGTGGCCTGATCATTCGGTCATTGCAGCAGCTCTTGCTCCTGGCAATCGTTGGGAAATAGCTTGGGATGGGTTTTATTTATGGAAGGGCAATTGGGATTCACACCCAGCAAACCCACAACATTCCCTCCCAAGCCCAAGACGCGCTTACAAAGGGGTGCTTGTGTAAAATTCCCCATCAGACACACCAATTTGCAAGTAGCAGAAAGCATTGAAGCCTCAtcttttttaactattttattcagccttttttttttttttttttttttttaatctgaaagcCCAAAATAGACTCCATGTGGTTCTAAGTGAAGTCA
It encodes:
- the LOC119877517 gene encoding collagen alpha-2(I) chain-like, with protein sequence MREPARSPPPPGRAWLRPAGSRPAPRGRMRRGRTLFPTPGTSAGPRAQQQQQQQQQQQHPALRWFQGRLGGEKASALGPVAAGRNPGSCPPPGWLQLRGRKPLSSLRGAGPARRLRLPGPRAPPPIGGGARPHVSRARPGSRQNVNEKEERDLKVLAAPAEDKCAGSARSPAARGRRRTAAATDGRTDGSAGPARPRGPGGPSPLRGARPHPAHRPLALALAPPPGMHAARD
- the GBX2 gene encoding homeobox protein GBX-2; its protein translation is MSAAFPPSLMMMQRPLGSSTAFSIDSLIGSPPQPSPGHFVYTGYPMFMPYRPVVLPPPPPPPPALPQAALQPALPPAHPHHQIPSLPTGFCSSLAQGMALTSTLMATLPGGFSASPQHQEAAAARKFAPQPLPGGGNFDKAEALQADAEDGKGFLAKEGSLLAFSAAEAVQASLVGAVRGQGKDESKVEDDPKGKEESFSLESDLDYSSDDNLTGQAAHKEEDPGHALEETPPSGGAAGSTTSTGKNRRRRTAFTSEQLLELEKEFHCKKYLSLTERSQIAHALKLSEVQVKIWFQNRRAKWKRVKAGNANSKTGEPSRNPKIVVPIPVHVSRFAIRSQHQQLEQARP